The following proteins are co-located in the Engraulis encrasicolus isolate BLACKSEA-1 chromosome 2, IST_EnEncr_1.0, whole genome shotgun sequence genome:
- the hoxb4a gene encoding homeobox protein Hox-B4a, producing MAMSSYLINSNYVDPKFPPCEEYSQNDYLPSHSPDYYSAQRQEPAFQHESIYHQRSGCVDPPYSACQGPGQPAVVMSPRGHVLPPTGLSTPIPEQNHHCDSVTPSPPPACGQNPINQSSSSANSRKDPVVYPWMKKVHVNIVSPNYTGGEPKRSRTAYTRQQVLELEKEFHYNRYLTRRRRVEIAHTLCLSERQIKIWFQNRRMKWKKDHKLPNTKIRSTNSSNTNPSGVSTLGSSQNRSSGPPPSL from the exons ATGGCCATGAGTTCCTATTTGATCAACTCCAACTATGTGGACCCGAAGTTTCCACCCTGCGAGGAATACTCCCAAAATGACTACCTACCCAGTCACTCTCCCGACTACTACAGCGCCCAGAGGCAGGAGCCTGCCTTTCAGCATGAGTCGATCTACCACCAGCGGTCGGGCTGTGTCGACCCGCCTTACTCCGCCTGCCAGGGTCCGGGGCAGCCCGCGGTGGTTATGTCGCCGAGGGGGCACGTACTACCACCAACCGGACTCTCAACACCTATCCCTGAGCAAAACCATCACTGCGACTCCGTAACTCCGAGCCCACCGCCCGCTTGTGGCCAGAATCCCATTAACCAAAGCTCTTCCTCGGCAAACTCACGCAAGGATCCCGTGGTTTATCCCTGGATGAAAAAAGTCCACGTAAACATTG TAAGCCCAAACTATACAGGAGGTGAACCCAAACGCTCCCGCACAGCCTACACGAGACAGCAAGTTCTAGAGTTGGAGAAGGAGTTTCACTATAACCGCTACCTGACCCGCAGACGCCGGGTGGAGATAGCCCACACCCTGTGCCTCTCCGAACGTCAGATCAAAATATGGTTCCAGAACCGCCGTATGAAGTGGAAGAAGGACCACAAGCTGCCCAACACGAAGATCAGGTCCACTAACTCATCCAACACAAACCCGAGCGGCGTGTCGACACTGGGGAGTTCACAGAACAGGAGCAGCGGGCCCCCACCAAGTCTATAG